Proteins encoded within one genomic window of Nitrospina gracilis 3/211:
- the flgF gene encoding flagellar basal-body rod protein FlgF encodes MLEGLYIASSAGVKQQRKLEVISNNMANVNTPGFKKDALVFKELVPPFMAPQSMEANRNSLLPTNLSNHGVSYVDVAGQTTDLRQGTLNNTGNPFDLAMQGDGFLVVETPDGPRYTRTGSFKVDDQRRLVDKDGNVLKGVGETNILLPLDNQVISVDKVGTISVRINQEVQNIGQLKVVQFENPKLLKKEGDSLYSMSDPDQLPIPVENPNIQQGFIENSNVSAVEEMTKMIQTVRTFEAYQKIIQSIDEADQQSVNSIARLA; translated from the coding sequence ATGCTTGAAGGTTTATATATAGCATCCTCTGCCGGGGTGAAGCAACAGCGAAAGCTCGAAGTCATCAGCAACAACATGGCGAACGTGAACACGCCCGGTTTCAAAAAGGATGCACTGGTCTTTAAAGAACTCGTGCCGCCCTTCATGGCTCCGCAAAGCATGGAAGCGAACCGAAATTCCCTGCTTCCCACGAACCTTTCCAATCACGGAGTGAGTTATGTGGACGTGGCCGGACAGACCACGGATCTACGCCAGGGCACCCTGAATAACACCGGCAATCCCTTTGATCTGGCAATGCAGGGGGACGGATTCCTCGTGGTGGAGACACCGGATGGACCCCGCTATACACGGACCGGAAGTTTCAAAGTCGATGATCAAAGGCGTCTGGTGGATAAGGACGGCAATGTCCTGAAGGGCGTTGGCGAAACAAACATTTTGTTGCCACTCGATAACCAGGTGATCAGTGTGGACAAGGTGGGAACCATTTCGGTCCGAATAAATCAGGAGGTGCAGAACATAGGCCAATTAAAAGTGGTCCAGTTTGAAAACCCGAAGCTCCTGAAAAAGGAAGGAGATAGCCTCTATTCCATGAGTGACCCGGATCAATTGCCCATTCCTGTAGAAAATCCGAACATTCAACAGGGATTTATTGAAAACAGCAATGTCAGCGCGGTTGAAGAAATGACCAAAATGATTCAAACCGTTCGCACGTTCGAGGCTTACCAAAAAATAATTCAATCCATAGATGAGGCCGACCAGCAGTCGGTGAACAGCATAGCCCGTCTGGCATAA
- a CDS encoding rhodanese-like domain-containing protein: MEHISVDKLHDLLPNMGPDDLILDVRTEEEFEEAHIKGARNQNHEDVEDIADELKKYKNVYVHCKMGGRAQKAAETLEGAGLTNIICVSQGGMQRWMDMGWEAE; the protein is encoded by the coding sequence ATGGAACATATTAGCGTGGACAAGCTGCACGATTTGTTGCCCAACATGGGGCCCGACGATTTGATTCTGGACGTGCGAACCGAAGAAGAATTCGAAGAAGCTCATATTAAGGGAGCTCGCAACCAAAACCACGAGGATGTGGAAGATATTGCCGATGAACTGAAAAAATACAAGAACGTGTACGTTCATTGCAAAATGGGGGGACGGGCGCAAAAGGCAGCGGAGACTCTGGAAGGCGCGGGCCTCACCAATATTATCTGCGTCAGCCAGGGTGGCATGCAGCGTTGGATGGATATGGGTTGGGAAGCGGAGTGA
- a CDS encoding ethylbenzene dehydrogenase-related protein, translated as LIAAFVLGGAMVSSAATIEALNVGKRAIPVDPTDPFWSNYGPTKGRHVVVDMDPQMITNPMWPNPATKWVNVKAARNDKEIAVRLQWSDGVRDDIMVRSQQYKDQAALMFPVKAGSEPPFTMGSEGERVNIWQWKATWDKEGAGRAGNEGMQDMEDHYSNMAMGSAGYYMYEPDGNLLLKGALKPDMTGSKDERGKSGVHTGGAGEIATRSTFVDFGMGKNEGVYNPGRATHNILSDATMRRSPVEDLNAEGFSTLTTQANQDVDGKGNWSNDRWAVVFKRALKTDDANDAQFTGNSMPMAIAIWNGSNKERNGQKAITAWNTLKY; from the coding sequence GCAAGCGGGCCATTCCGGTAGATCCGACCGATCCTTTCTGGTCCAACTACGGACCGACCAAGGGCCGGCACGTGGTTGTGGATATGGACCCGCAGATGATCACCAACCCGATGTGGCCGAACCCGGCTACGAAGTGGGTGAATGTCAAGGCGGCACGCAATGACAAGGAAATCGCAGTTCGCCTTCAGTGGAGCGATGGTGTTCGCGACGACATCATGGTCCGGTCCCAGCAGTACAAGGACCAGGCCGCGCTGATGTTCCCGGTAAAGGCAGGCAGTGAGCCTCCTTTCACCATGGGTTCCGAAGGCGAGCGTGTCAACATCTGGCAATGGAAAGCGACCTGGGATAAAGAAGGCGCTGGCCGGGCCGGAAACGAAGGCATGCAGGACATGGAAGATCACTATTCCAACATGGCTATGGGTTCCGCTGGTTACTACATGTACGAGCCGGATGGAAACCTGTTGCTGAAAGGTGCCTTGAAACCGGATATGACCGGTAGCAAGGACGAGCGCGGAAAAAGTGGGGTTCACACCGGCGGCGCTGGTGAGATCGCTACGCGCTCCACCTTTGTGGACTTTGGCATGGGTAAAAACGAAGGTGTTTACAACCCGGGCCGGGCTACCCACAACATCCTTTCCGACGCAACCATGCGGCGGTCTCCGGTTGAAGACCTCAACGCAGAGGGTTTCAGCACGCTGACCACGCAGGCCAATCAGGACGTGGATGGTAAAGGCAACTGGTCGAACGATCGCTGGGCGGTGGTTTTCAAACGCGCTTTGAAAACCGACGATGCCAATGACGCTCAATTCACTGGCAACAGCATGCCGATGGCCATCGCCATCTGGAACGGTTCCAACAAGGAACGCAATGGCCAGAAAGCCATTACGGCATGGAATACCCTGAAGTACTAA